GGCGCGCAATGAATGAGCAATCGGGTGCTGAGGTGGTCTTTTGGACAGCGAGGGGCCGTGTGCAGGGCAGAGGGCCCACTAACGGCGTCACTACGGTGCTCGGCATCCCGTACGCAGCCGCGCCGTTCGGCGCCCGTCGATTCAGGGAGCCGCAGCCAGCGCCGGCCTGGGGTGGGATTCGGGACTGCACGGCCTTCGGACCCATCTCGCCGCAGTCAGCTGAGCTGCCCGGGGCGCCCGTGTGGCGCCCCGGGGACGAAAATGTTCTCACCGTCAACGTGTGGCTGCCGGAGCACACGCATGACGGCGCGCTGCCGGTGTTCTTCTGGATCCACGGCGGCGCCTACACCTTCGGCTCCTCGGCTCAGCCCGACTTCGACGGCGCGGCCCTGGCCCGCGCCGGGCTGGTAGTGGTCAGCTGCAACTACCGGGTGGGCTTCGAGGGCTTCGGCCACGTGCCCGGCTTCTCCGACAACCGCGGTCTTCGGGATCAGGCCGCCGCCCTGCGCTGGGTTCAGGAGAACATCGAGGCCTTTGGCGGCGACCCAGGTAACGTCACCGTCGCCGGGCACTCCTCCGGGGCAGGCTCGGTCGCCTGCCTGATGGCGATGCAGCAGATCAAGGGGCTGTTCCGGCGGGCCATTGCCCACAGCGTGCCCAATGCCTTCTACACGGTCGAGCTCGCAGCGGCGGTCGCCGAGCGGATCGCCGCGGAGGCCGGCGTCGCACCGACGGCGGAGGGGCTGCTGTCCGTACCGCCCCAGGCTCTGGTGGCCGCCTCCGACAAGGTCGCCGCCCAGTGCAGGGCCGCCCCCGTAGCGACGATCCATGCCTATGACCCGGTGATCTTTCAACCCGTCGTCGACGGCGAGGTCCTGCCCGCGGACCCGCTCCGCCTGATCGCCTCCGGGGCGGCACGGGACGTGGACCTACTCGCATGCCACACGTTGGAGGAATGCTGGTTCCTCCACGCGGTCGGAGCCGTCCGGGAAGTCACCAGCGAGGCAGAACTGGAAGAATTCGCCGAAGCCCTGCGCCTGCCGGCCAACTTGGTCAACGACTACCGGACGTCCATGCCCGACGCACCGGTGCTCGACCGCTACCTCTCGATGTTCGGCGACGCGAAGTTCGGCGAGTACACCACCCGCCTCGCCGAGCACCACGCGAAGGCTGGCGGCCGGTCCTATCTGGCCCGCTTCGCCCGCAGGCGCGCAGACGCCCGGCCCTGGCACAACGCGGATATCCCCTTCGCGTTCGGCAACCTGGACGCTCTCGGCGCCGAATTCCTCACCGGCGGCCCGCCCGATGAGCTCGACCACGCCCTCTCCCAGCGCATGCTCTGCTCCTGGGCCGACTTCGCCGCCACCGGCGACCCGGGCTGGCCGGCCGTCACCGCCACAACCACGCCGGTCAAGTCTTGGGCGCTCCCCCACGACCACCTGACCGATGACGACACGTCCCCCTTCCGCACCCAATGGCGGAACGTCAGGTTCGACCTGTTGCACCCCGGGCGAGCGGCAACCGGGCATCGATAGGCAAGGGGGTACCCGAGCCCAGCCAGCGGCCACAAAATCCCGGCCGGTGACAGCAAGCATGGAAATCACGAGGTAGTGACAACAAGAACGACCAAGCGATGACAACTACCCCGCTCAGAACTGGGATGACGTCCAGGTCGCACGTCCAAGCTGGTGACAACTATCCCGACCGGTCACACCCGCGAAACCCCCTGCCCCGCACCGCGGGCATTGCGGTACGGGGCAGGGGGTGAACGCGCGGCAAGCAGCCGTCAGTGACCGATGGTCCGGTCGAAGTCGGACATGTCCTGGTCGAAGCCGGATGCATCCTGGTCGAAGCCGGGCGTTTCCTGGTCGGAACCGGACGCGCCCTGGCCGGCATCGGACGCGCCCTGGCCGAAGCCGGAGTCGTCCTGGTCGAGACCAGGCGTGGCCGGAGAGCTGTTTCCGAAACCAGCTCCGGCGTTACTCATGTCGTCGCTGTCGTAGGCGAGGGCCTGGCCCGCGCCTCCGAACAGAACGGTCCCGGCCAGAACGGTGGCGGCCAGCAGGGTAGGTGCACGCACGAGCGTCTCCTTCGGTCGGTGTGTGCTCGCCAGAGGTATGCCGCCGGCCCGCACGCGAGATGCGTTGATGGGCCCACAGGCACCCGAATAGGCGGTGCACATGGCGGTACCCGCGGTGGGGGCCCTCGCCGGAGAAATCGAGGCGGGCGTGCCAGGAGAACGACCCGCTCGATGACCCAACAGCGCGGTACGGACGTGAAGTTGGGCACGCCCAGGGTGTCGCCCAGCAGGTGGCGCTTGATCGAGTTGAGCTCGCCGGGTCGACACCGCACAGCGGCGTACGTCATTCCGGGCGTACCGTGCCGCCGGACCAGGGAGCCCGTGCTCCGGTGTCGTCCCGGGTGGCGTCGGGGGCGCTCCAGCTGGCGAGGAGGGCGAGGGCCTGAGCGGAGGCGGAGCCGGGTTCGGCGGTGTACACGCACACGGTCTGGCCCGGGTCGGACGGGAAGGCCAGGGTCTCGTGGTGCAGGGCGAACTCGCCGACCACGGGGTGGTGGAAGCGCTGGGTGCCGTGGACGCACTGGGCTACTCGGTGACTGTCCCACCAGACGCTGACCTCCGGCACCTTGACCACGGCCTCGCCGATCAGCTCGTTGAGCAGGGCGTCGTCGGGATGGCGTCCCGCTTCCAGGCGCAGATCCGCCACGACGATCTCCGCGACCTCGTCCCAGTTCCTGTACAGCTCGCGGGCGGCGGGGTCGAGGAGGACGTAGCGGGCGAAGTTGCGCTCGCGGTACGGCAGGGCGTCCCAGTCCGTGATCAGGGCGCGGGCCAGCTGGTTGGCGGCCAGTACGTCCTGGCGGTGGTTGGCGACGAAGGCCGGTGAGACGCCGTTGAGGACGTCCAGCATCCGATGGACCTCGGGGCGCACGCGCTGCACGCGTTCCGGCCGGCGGCGCCTGGGGCGGGTGGAACGAGGCCGGGCGAGGTCGAAGAGGTGGCCGCGTTCGTCGTCGTCCAGGCGCAGGGCGCGGGCCACGGCATCCAGGACGGCCTCGGAGACGTTGGGGTGGCGGCCCTGTTCGAGACGGGTGTAGTAGTCCGTGCTCACCCCGGCCAGACGGGCGACCTCCTCGCGGCGCAGGCCCGGTACCCGGCGGACGCCGCCGCCCGGGGCCACGCCCGCGGCGTGCGGGCTCAGCCGGGCCCGGCGGGTGCGGAGAAAGTCTCCCAGCTCTGCGTTCTGCGCCATCCCGCCAGTATTCGCTCAGGGCGGTGCGGCCACCTGGTCCAGGGTGGCCCAGCTGGACCCAGGCTCAACTGGGCCAGGTTCGCGGGCCGACCCGCCTTGCGGCGGCGCGAGTCTGGAACAACGCCGTCCTGTTCTCGCCAGGCCCTCTCCTGCCCGAACGGCATCCCGCTCGCCCGGCAATGTCCTCTGGAGCACCCCGCACCATGCCTTTGATCATCTACGTCCTCGGATTCGGTACCTTCGCCCAGGGCACCTCGGAGTTCATGCTCTCCGGGCTGCTGTCCTCCCTCGCCGGTGATCTGGGCGTCTCGCTGTCCGAGGCGGGGCTGTTGGTCTCGGCGTTCGCCGGCGGCATGGTCGTCGGCGCGCCGCTGCTGACGCTGGCCACCCTGAGGCTGCCCCGCCGGGCCGCACTGGTCGGCTTCCAGGTGGTGTTCGTCGCCGGGCACGCGGCCGCCGCGCTCGTGCCGCACTTCGGCTTCCTGCTGGTCATGCGCGTGGTCACGGGTATGGCGTACGCCGGTTTCTGGGCGCTTGCCTCGGTCACCGCGGTCTCCCTCGTCCCCGCCGACCGGCGCGGGAAGGCGATGTCCGTGGTCGTGTCCGGGCTGAGCCTGTCCATGATCCTCGGCGTTCCGGCCGGCACGCTGCTGGCCCAGCACGCCGGCTGGCGGGCGGCGTTCTGGGCGGTGGCCGTCAT
Above is a window of Streptomyces sp. DT2A-34 DNA encoding:
- a CDS encoding helix-turn-helix transcriptional regulator, translating into MAQNAELGDFLRTRRARLSPHAAGVAPGGGVRRVPGLRREEVARLAGVSTDYYTRLEQGRHPNVSEAVLDAVARALRLDDDERGHLFDLARPRSTRPRRRRPERVQRVRPEVHRMLDVLNGVSPAFVANHRQDVLAANQLARALITDWDALPYRERNFARYVLLDPAARELYRNWDEVAEIVVADLRLEAGRHPDDALLNELIGEAVVKVPEVSVWWDSHRVAQCVHGTQRFHHPVVGEFALHHETLAFPSDPGQTVCVYTAEPGSASAQALALLASWSAPDATRDDTGARAPWSGGTVRPE
- a CDS encoding carboxylesterase/lipase family protein, whose product is MNEQSGAEVVFWTARGRVQGRGPTNGVTTVLGIPYAAAPFGARRFREPQPAPAWGGIRDCTAFGPISPQSAELPGAPVWRPGDENVLTVNVWLPEHTHDGALPVFFWIHGGAYTFGSSAQPDFDGAALARAGLVVVSCNYRVGFEGFGHVPGFSDNRGLRDQAAALRWVQENIEAFGGDPGNVTVAGHSSGAGSVACLMAMQQIKGLFRRAIAHSVPNAFYTVELAAAVAERIAAEAGVAPTAEGLLSVPPQALVAASDKVAAQCRAAPVATIHAYDPVIFQPVVDGEVLPADPLRLIASGAARDVDLLACHTLEECWFLHAVGAVREVTSEAELEEFAEALRLPANLVNDYRTSMPDAPVLDRYLSMFGDAKFGEYTTRLAEHHAKAGGRSYLARFARRRADARPWHNADIPFAFGNLDALGAEFLTGGPPDELDHALSQRMLCSWADFAATGDPGWPAVTATTTPVKSWALPHDHLTDDDTSPFRTQWRNVRFDLLHPGRAATGHR